taagtgttcattcagtattgttgtaattgtcattattacaaataaataaaacaaattgtCCGATtgatcggtatcggcttttttgtggtcctccaataatcggtttcggtatcggtgttgaaaaatcataaatcggtccaCCTCTAATATATTGATacacatagatatacacacagacacacagacacacacacaaacagatatacacacacatacacacacagatatacacacacagatacacacttattccagtctgtgctgcaaaacagtcctgtagcgtagcattcAATTCATCTgtccacttccatattgagcatcacacacacacacactgttttatTTCcaagggacaggagggagggagatatggagggaagagggttgggagggagggagatatggagggaagagggttgggagggaggggctGTTTAACCCACCTGCAGTTTGTCCAGACAATCGATGGTATTTGTATTTATCTTGCTTTCCTCCGTTGGCAGCATCAACTCAAGACGGACGGCGGTCTGGGCGCTGGACTGGCACGAAATCATTAGATTGATTTCCTGGGTCTGCATGGACGGATAGACGGATggatgggtgggggggggggtggagggacggatcgatggagggagggagatatgcACAAACAAGGAAACATAGTATTCAGGTCCATGGAGCAGAGACCGTGAAGTATTGTGGTTCAGGccccattttttattttacctttatttaactaggcaagtcagttaagagtaaaattcttatttacaatgacggcctaggaacagtgggttaactgcgtgttcgggggcagaacggcagatttgtaccttgtcagctcgggggtttgaactcacaaccttccggttcctagtccaacgctctaaccactaggctaccctgccgccccaagggcAGAGACCTTGAAGTAATGTGGTTCAGGCCCCATGAGGCAGAGACCGTGAAGTATTGTGGTTCAGGCCCCATGAGGCAGAGACCGTGAAGTATTGTGGTTCAGGCCCCATGGAGCAGAGACCGTGAAGTATTGTGGTTCAGGCCCCATGAGGCAGAGACCTTGAAGTAATGTGGTTCAGGCCCCATGGAGCAGAGACCGTGAAGTATTGTGGTTCAGGCCCCATGAGGCAGAGACCGTGAAGTATTGTGGTTCAGGCCCCATGAGGCAGAGACCGTGAAGTATTGTGGTTCAGGCCCCATGGAGCAGAGACCTTGAAGTAATGTGGTTCAGGCCCCATGGAGCAGAGACCTTGAAGTAATGTGGTTCAGGCCCCATGGAGCAGAGACCGTGAAGTATTGTGGTTCAGGCCCAGTAATTGACATCATAATGATTGATAATACCACTCTGATgaagagggagggcagaggaagTGTAAACAAACAAATAGAATAGGATAATAGGCTTTACATGAAACAACAGTGGATTTCTAGTAGGCTACGTTCATTGTTATTGTGTGCAGAGGGGAATTATAGCCTAGCAAATGATCATGGAGCAGTTCGATTCAtcttaatttaaaaaatacataaataaatactatGTGAATATGATGACAAGAGGTGCTTCCCAAATTAGATTGATTTCCTCGGTCTCcacggagggatggatggagatatGCACAGATGGGGAAACATATTATTCAGGCCTCATGGAGCGGAAGCCAATTATTAATGTGGTTCAGGCCCAGTAATTGACATCATAATTGAGAGGGAtggcagaggaagaggaagagagagaaaaagaatagAAGACAATTTGACTTCTTTACCACAGGAACTTCTAAAGTGGATTTAAAGGTAGGCTTGTTTTCACTGTGTGTGCAGTCAAAGCTCGACAAGGAGCCGTCACATCCATGTGAATGATTTAAAAACCTATGTGTGCATATGGAGACAGACGGCACCCTATCATTCTGTGTACTTTGATCAGGGGCCCATATGATCAGGGGCCCATAGGAATATTGTCAAAATAttgtcaaaataaataaataaataaatatatatatataatagggtGCCGTTTTGGAACAGAACGAGGGGGAGGATATCCGTACCCTCATACTCCGATACTGCAGTCTCATCTGCCGAACTCTGTTGCGGGCTTCCGCGGCCTTCAGTTGTCCTATGATCAGGTCTTGCCGTTTCTTCTCTTCCTCGTCCCTCTCGTCGCAGTGATGATGACCGACAGTTGTATGTCTCTTCCCCCCAGCGCCGGAAGACTCCCAGGCGGACACCCGCTGCCGAGACATCGCCATCCAGGTCTTCGCCTCTTTCGGCGGCTCCTCGTAGGCCAGGTACCGGGCCCGCTGCTGCGGACACATCCGCTTCACATCCTCTTTAGTCGCGCTCGATCTCCTCCGGTTGCCACAGGTGCTGAGCTTGTTGTCTCTTTTTGACGACATATCGATAGGCCTTCCTGGTTTCTAAATGATTATGTATATCTTACCAAATACAACTTTTGACAGGTTGTTAGCTACTTTTTGAAATGttgcatatttaaaaaaaaacagcgaACTGTTGACACAGTAGCATAGTCAGTCAACAACAGTAGCAATCACAAAACTGCACTCAGTGTCAAACATTTATCATCACGTAAATTCAGTTAAAAAAACGGGAGATATACTTAATTTCATCAACGCATTTCCAAGAAAAGTATTGAATGTTGTTCTacctttcagagagagagagagagatagggggggtTGATGAAGTTGAGATCACACACACGGCGCCATGTTGTTTACTGCCGTTGTCATAGAAGCACGCTGACCACTTCCGCATTGCGTGCTGCGTCGCTGCGTCGCTGCTCTGTGCGGAACTGGCGCCCAGTCGGACGCTGATATGGACTTTGGGAAAGtcaacatttttgttgttgttgttgccatgaAAATATGATTTGATCTATTCGCTTTTCTTCGTGTGTCTGTTGTGTGAACGCACCTTTGGAGTGAAATTAgactcgttgtgtgtgtgtgtgtgtgtaacagtgtggaGGTGCATTCCGGTGTGGTGATGACTGATGGGTTTTCTCGGAACTGATTGATTGACTTTATGTAGCGGTTTATGATAACTAaagtggcaggttaggagaattaacttaacaggttaggagaattaatatagcaggttaggataatttaaGTAGAAGGTTAGGCGAATTAAAGTAGCAGTTTAGGAAAATTAAAAAGGCAGGTTAAGATAAttaggttaggaaaagggttaggattaggttttgCTTTAGCTAAAATTCTACAACTGTAAATAGACTGTAGaggggaaggtgactatatacagggtcagtaccatattaacaatgtgcagggatactggagtgatggaggtagatatgtataggggtaaggtgactatataccgggtcagtaccatattaacaatgtacagggatactggagtgatggaggtagatctgtATAGGGGTaagtaaggtgactatatacagggtcagtaccatattaacaatgtgcagggatactggagggatggaggtagatatgtataggggtaaggtgactatatacagggtcagtaccatattaacaatgtacagggatactggagtgatggaggtagatctgtATAGGGGTaagtaaggtgactatatacagggtcagtaccatattaacaatgtacagggatactggagtgatggaggtagatatgtagaggagtaatgtgactatatacagggtcagtaccatattaacaatgtgcagggatactggagggatggaggtagatatgtataagggtaaggagacagggatactggagtgatggaggtagatatgtataggggtaaggagacagggatactggagggatggaggtagatatgtataggggtaaggggacagggatactggagtgatggaggtagatatgtataggggtaaggggacgggatactggagggatggaggtagatatgtagaggggtaaggagacagggatactggagtgatggaggtagatatgtataggggtaaggggacagggatactggagtgatggaggtagatatgtataggggtaaggggacgggatactggagggatggaggtagatatgtagaggggtaaggagacagggatactggagtgatggaggtagatatgtataggggtaaggagacagggatactggagggatggaggtagatatgtagaggggtaaggagacagggatactggagtgatggaggtagatatgtataggggtaaggggacagggatactggagtgatggaggtagatatgtataggggtaaggagacagggatactggagggatggaggtagatatgtagaggggtaaggagacagggatactggagtgatggaggtagatatgtataggggtaaggggacagggatactggagtgatggaggtagatatgtagagggggaaggagacagggatactggagtgatggaggtagatatgtatagggggaaggggacagggatactggagtgatggaggtagatatgtataggggtaaggggacagggatactggagggatggaggtagatatgtatagggggaaggagacagggatactggagtgatggaggtagatatgtataggggtaaggggacagggatactggagggatggaggtagatatgtagaggggtaaggtgactatatacagggtcagtaccatattaacaatgtacagggatactggagtgatggaggtagatatgtagaggggtaaggtgactaggcgtcaagatacatgataaacagagtagcagcagcgtaaatgaagattgtatgtgtgtgtagagtctgtATAAATGTTAGGTAAACATTgtatttctgtggtttgaatttcaAAATCATTTTTGTTTTTCAGTTGGTAGACCTACCCATGTGTCTCTCTTCACTCGGAAAACCCACTGCTCACTGATGTCAGTAGCAAAGCTGATAATTGCGACTTGATTGAATTAGAATGTGAATAATGCTAATGGTGATGAGAACCCAGTTTAACCCTTTCATCAGATGTCATGGTTACTTTCTGTCTCTTTAATATCACACTGTTTACATTACAAGAgtcttttttttttcaattaaaagTCCAATTGTTGACCTTTTActaaaatgtgtttttccccaGGTGAAATGTTGTATATTCATAACTGATCAAAATTTAGTCTGCTATAAAACCTATAGATAATATCCTGTCCATATGAACAGATTTATTTCAGGCCATTATAAAATAACAGCTATGAGTGATTTAATGAAAACGGCAAACAGACATAATGTTTCACattctttaataaaatatttgaataaaaagaaacagaataggcTATAGAGCTTCAGTTTCTCTGCCAAAATAGACCTACGAGGAAACTGGACATATCTCCACGACGTTGAGTGcacgggggggggggttctcataGACCTACGAGGAAACTGGACATATCTCCACGACGTTGAGTGCACGGGGGGGTCTCATAGACCTACGAGGAAACTGGACATATCTCCACGACGTTGAgtgcacggggggggggggggtctcataGACCTACGAGGAAACTGGACATATCTCCACGACGTTGAGTGcacggggagggagggggtctcaTAGACCTACAAGGAAACTGGACATATCTCCACGACGTTGAgtgcacgggggggggggggggtctcataGACCTACGAGGAAACTGGACATATCTCCACGACGTTGAGTGCACAAGGGGGGTCTCTGCTCTGTGTAGTACCTTCAACTAAAAAGACACGTTGAACCATAGAAAcgcaatttaaaaaacaagagtcactacatggaacaacagatcaTCTGAACGAAGTTTAGTTCTGAAGTGTCCTACATCTTAGAAGTATGACAAAAGATCAGGAAACCATTGTACCTTATCAAATGTTTCCATGTATTTAATAACCCCTTGATTATGTCAATAAACAGTCTCCATACCGTCATTCATTATTTCAACTGGTACCaggggaccttcagacgagtcttgtgagtcCTGTGGGCTTCCTAGAGTAAAACAACAATATGTGGGtggttgtgaggcctgtgggcgtTCTAGAGTAAAACAACAATATGTGGGtggttgtgaggcctgtgggcgtcCTACAGCAAAACAACCGACATGCAGGTCTTAATGAGAGTCTCACATATTCGTgcgtagcccaaactgttcggacgctacagacagagaAGTTGGTAGATCGGCTGTACCCGAACTCAGATGAGTCCCAAGACACTTGTGTGGGGTCGTGGAACAAAATGGAGAACATcatcgtgagagtctcatctttccatagaggggacGCTACAGACAATTctgtgagaagaccaattttcgggaatgtctcatggtctgacaaatactgctttagctctgtcacctttcaatGCAGACGCGGAAGGGTGACATTGGTGGATGCGGTGGATTCATCCAATGCAAAATAAACTTTATCTCTCTATCTTAAACCAACTTATTTTTATGGGGAATCTTTGTGTCACTGCATCATCggattgagcttgttgtcattgcaggcaatctcaacgctgtgcattacagggaagacatcctcctccctcatgttggatcggagggtgaggactagggccattcccctcagAAATTTTCCGCGAACTTCCAcgtgtcttggtggaagagtggggtaacatctcacagcaagaactgacaaatctggtgcagtccatgaggaggagatgcactcagtacttaatgcagctggtggccacaccagatactgactgttacttttgattttgacccccccctttgttcagggacacattattcaatttctgttagtcacatgtttgtggaacttgttcagtttatgtctcagttgttgaatcttgttatgttcatacaaatatttgcacatgttaagtttactgaaaataaacccagttgacagtgagaggacatttctttttttgctgagtttatatagggCTACTGTGTAGGTTCCAGCCCACATATATAGGGCTACTGTGTTGGTATCAGCCCACATATATAGGGCTACTGTGTAGTTTCCTGCCCACATATATAGGTCTACTTTGTAGGTTCCAGCCCACATATATAGAGCTACTTTGTAGGTTCCAACCCAAATATATAGAGCTACTGTGTAGGTTCCAGCCCACATATATAGAGCTACTGTGTTGGTTCCAGCCCACATATATAGAGCTACTGTGTAGGTTCCAGCCCACATATATAGAGCTACTGTGTAGGTTCCAGCCCACATATATAGAGCTACTGTGTAGGTTCCAGACCACATATATAGAGCTACTGTGTAGGTTCCAGCCCACATATATAGAGCTACTGTGTTGGTTCCAGCCCACATATATAGAGCTACTTTGTAGGTTCCAGCCCACATATATAGAGCTACTGTGTAGGTTCCAGCCCACATATATAGGGCGACTGTGTAGGTTCCAGCCCACATATATAGAGCTACTGTGTAGGTTCCAGCCCACATATATAGGGTGACTGTGTAGGTTCCAGCCCACATATATAGAGCTACTGTGTAGGTTCCAGCCCACATATATAGGGCGACTGTGTAGGTTCCAGCCCACATATATAGAGCTACTGTGTTGGTTCCAGCCCACATATATAGAGCTACTGTGTAGGTTCCAGCCCACATATATAGAGCTACTGTGTAGGTTCCAGCCCACATATATAGGGCGACTGTGTAGGTTCCAGACCACATATATAGGGCGACTGTGTAGTGTTATGGTTGCGTTAATTTGAATCTGGTATCAGAACAAAATGCAAATGAACCATCGATTGTATACTATATCTTCTTTATTATGTAAGCAATAAATGGTAAATACCATTTTGGTATATACGGGTTCACTGTAACACCACGCAGGACAGTACAGAGAACTGACTAGTTCCTGACAAAGTTCTTCTAATATACTCTGACAGAAGTAGTTCCCGCTTCTGAGcctatcagagtagagactgggcgtggtttagaCTCACTCAGCCTATCATTGGCACACACAGGCTGGTCCCTGCCCCCAGGCGCTCCCGTGGGCAGGTGTAGTTGTTGCCTGGGCAGAATATCTTATGAGCCCACACCCGTTATTGCCAAGTTTGAGTTTTTAACAAAATACAGTCTTTTGTTTGCGACACTACGTTCTGTATGTTTCCCCCACAACTCATGATAACTGTCAACACCCAAGGTTAGCCATAGCCTTCCCACTAGTCACACGTTATGTTGCAAAATGCTACTTccagcacacacagacaccctcatGATAGGCCAAGCATATTTCCAACCCTCACAGTAGGTTccagcacacacagacaccctcatGATAGGCCAAGCATATTTCCAACCCTCACAGTAGGTTccagcacacacagacaccctcatGATAGGCCAAGCATATTTCCAACCCTCACAGTAGGTTccagcacacacagacaccctcatGATAGGCCAAGCATATTTCCAACCCTCACAGTAGGTTccagcacacacagacaccctcatGATAGGCCAAGCATATTTCCAACCCTCACAGTAGGTTccagcacacacagacaccctcatGATAGGCCAAGCATATTTCCAACCCTCACAGTAGGTTccagcacacacagacaccctcatGATAGGCCAAGCATATTTCCAACCCTCACAGTAGGTTccagcacacacagacaccctcatGATAGGCCAAGCATATTTCCAACCCTCACAGTAGGTTccagcacacacagacaccctcatGATAGGCCAAGCATATTTCCAACCCTCACAGTAGGTTccagcacacacagacaccctcatGATAGGCCAAGCATATTTCCAACCCTCACAGTAGGTTccagcacacacagacaccctcatGATAGGCCAAGCATATTTCCAACCCTCACAGTAGGTTccagcacacacagacaccctcatGATAGGCCAAGCATATTTCCAACCCTCACAGTAGGTTccagcacacacagacaccctcatGATAGGCCAAGCATATTTCCAACCCTCACAGTAGGTTccagcacacacagacaccctcatGATAGGCCAAGCATATTTCCAACCCTCACAGTAGGTTccagcacacacagacaccctcatGATAGGCCAAGCATATTTCCAACCCTCACAGTAGGTTCCAGCCCACACAGACACCCTCATGATAGGCCAAGCATATTTCCAACCCTCACAGTAGGTTccagcacacacagacaccctcatGATAGGCCAAGCATATTTCCAACCCTCACAGTAGGTTCCAGCCCACACCTTTCTGGCAAAAATAAACTCAATCCCCCGATTGACATTATGTAGTTAGACATTTTAAACATGGACAGTCCAGGGATATTTTATCTCTGATCCTAATATGAAGAGAGCACACCAAACACTGTTGACAGCATAAATAGGAAACTAATAAAACAActccacccttgtacttgattgatgaattaacaAGGCCACTAATTAGTAAGCAACtaccctcacctggttgtctaggtcttaattgaaaggaaaaaaacaaACACCTGCAGACACTCGTCTCGTCCGTGGGAAAGAGTTTATTAACACTCCTCTACACCAACAGTTTCCTTTTCACAAAGTGCGGGGGTACATTGCCACAGTAGATTTGCTAAACGAGGAAATTCTTGATATCTACTGAAAGGAATGCTTGTCAAGTAGATACATCATCCGTAGTCTgtttatttaaaaacaaaaaaaaggacTAAGTTGTTTCGATGACAATACCAACTAGAGGGTGAACATATCTTGAAATACTTTGCAAGCATCTTTTAAGGAGCGGTAATAAGGTGACAAATAATGTTTGCAATTGAGATCCTCCGTGcagctgtggcatatcaagaagctgattaaacagagcgatcattacacaggtgcaccttgtgctgggaacaataaaaggaaTTATCTTTCAGCACGTATCGATGGTTCAATGAGACACCGCCAGGCGATAATAAGGATGCTGCCCAacttttgtgcacacatttgtttacatccctgttagtgagcatttctcctttaccaagataattcatccacctgacaggtgtggcatatcaagaaactgattaaacagcgcgatcattacacaggtgcaccttgtgctgggaacaataaaaggccactctaaaatgtgtagttttgtcacacagcacaatgccacagatgtttcaagttttgctggagtgtgcaattggcatgctgactgcaggaatgtcaatCAAATTgtaatttttctaccataagccacctccaaaaaTAATTTCAAAGGATTTGGCAGTACTTCAGAACTGCAGACCATGTACATGGAgtcgtgtgggcgagtggtttgctgatgtcagcaCCATGCCTCTATCCCCGTCAGTCTAAGTGTTGTAGGATGCCCAGCACCCCGCCTCTATCCCCATCAGTCTAAGTGTTGTAGGATGCCCAGCACCCCGCCTCTATCCCCGCCAGTCTAAGTGTTGTAGGATGCCCAGCACCCTGCCTCTATCCCCGTCAGTCTAATTGTTGTAGGATGCCCAGCACCCTGCCTCTATCCCCGCCAGTCTAAGTGTTGTAGGATGCCCAGCACCCCACCTCTATCCCCGTCAGTCTAAGTGTTGTAGGATGCCCAGCACCatgcctctatcctctatcctaggTGTTGTAGGATGCCCAGCACCCCGCCTCTATCCCCGTCAGTCTAAGTGTTGTAAGATGCCCAGCACCCCGCCTCTATCCCCGTCAGTCTAAGTGTTGTAGGATGCCCAGCACCCTGCCTCTATCCCCGTCAGTCTAATTGTTGTAGGATGCCCAGCACCCTGCCTCTATCCCCGCCAGTCTAAGTGTTGTAGGATGCCCAGCACCCCACCTCTATCCCCGTCAGTCTAAGTGTTGTAGGATGCCCAGCACCatgcctctatcctctatcctaggTGTTGTAGGATGCCCAGCACCCCGCCTCTATCCCCGTCAGTTTAAGTGTTGTAGGATGCCCAGCACCCcgcctctatcctctatcctaggTGTTGTAGGATGCCCAGCACCCCGCCTCTATCCCTGTCAGTCTAAGTGTTGTAGGATGCCCAGCACCCCGCCTCTATCCCCGTCAGTCTAAGTGTTGTAGGATGCCCAGCACCCTGCCTCTATCCCCGTCAGTCTAATTGTTGTAGGATGCCCAGCACCCTGCCTCTATCCCCGCCAGTCTAAGTGTTGTAGGATGCCCAGCACCCCACCTCTATCCCCGTCAGTCTAAGTGTTGTAGGATGCCCAGCACCatgcctctatcctctatcctaggTGTTGTAGGATGCCCAGCACCCCGCCTCTATCCCCCGTCAGTCTAAGTGTTGTAAGATGCCCAGCACCCCGCCTCTATCCCCGTCAGTCTAAGTGTTGTAGGATGCCCAGCACCCTGCCTCTATCCCCGTCAGTCTAATTGTTGTAGGATGCCCAGCACCCTGCCTCTATCCCCGCCAGTCTAAGTGTTGTAGGATGCCCAGCACCCCACCTCTATCCCCGTCAGTCTAAGTGTTGTAGGATGCCCAGCACCctgcctctatcctctatcctaggTGTTGTAGGATGCCCAGCACCCCGCCTCTATCCCCGTCAGTTTAAGTGTTGTAGGATGCCCAGCACCCcgcctctatcctctatcctaggTGTTGTAGGATGCCCAGCACCCCGCCTCTATCCCCGTCAGTCTAAGTGTTGTAGGATGCCCAGCACCCCGCCTCTATCCCCGTCAGTCTAAGTGTTGTAGGATGCCCAGCACCCTGCCTCTATCCCCGTCAGTCTAATTGTTGTAGGATGCCCAGCACCCTGCCTCTATCCCCGCCAGTCTAAGTGTTGTAGGATGCCCAGCACCCCACCTCTATCCCCGTCAGTCTAAGTGTTGTAGGATGCCCAGCACCctgcctctatcctctatcctaggTGTTGTAGGATGCCCAGCACCCTGTAAGATGCTTTGAGGACCCTGACAGGCCTCCGCCAAATAAAATGggtttatcattattattattcacAAACATGCGCTCAGCTGATCCACTCACCTGTGAGAAGAGCCATCCTACTGCTGTTTGAACTCGCCCTGCTGTCGCTGTGTAGACACTGAGACCTCGTATGTATTTGCCTGTTGTCTCTTCTTTGTGGGTTTTGTCTTAAACAGTCAagtcacatcaaatcaaatctaattttattggtcacgtacacatggttagcagattttcAATGCGAGtcttgtgaaatgcttgtgcttctagttccgacagtgctgtaatatctaacaagttatCTGACAttttcccaacaactacctaaatCACACAAATCTAaggggatgaataagaatatgtacatataaatatatggatgagcgatgaccgagtggcataggcaagatgcaatagatggtataaaatacagtatatacatatgatatgcgTAAATAAGATGtgtaaacattattgaagtggcattatttaaagtggcattgtttaaagtgactagtgatccatttattcaagtggccagtgattgggtctcaatgcgctccctctgctgtttcctgaagtccacaatcatcacctttgttttgttgacgttgagtgagaggttgttttcctgacaccacactctgagtgccctcacctcctccctgtaggccgtctcgtcattgttggtaatcaagcccactgctgttgtgtcgtctgcaaacttgatgattgagttggaggtgtgcgtggccacgcagtcgtggctgaacagggagtgcaggagggggctgagcacgcaccttcgcggggccccagtgttgagggtcagcgaagtggagatgttgtttcctactttcaccacctgggggtggcccgtcagaatGTCCAGAACCCAATTGTAGAGGGCGgaggttgagacccagggcctccagcttgatgataagcttggagggtactatggtgttgaatgctactatggtgttgaatgctgaggtttaatcaatgaacagcattcttacataggtattcctcttgtccagattggatagtgcagtgtgatggcgattgtatTGTCTGTGAACCTGTTGGGGctgtatgcaaactgaagtgggtctagggtggccggtaaggtggaggtgatatgatccttgactagtctctcaaagcacctcatgatgacaga
Above is a genomic segment from Oncorhynchus gorbuscha isolate QuinsamMale2020 ecotype Even-year linkage group LG10, OgorEven_v1.0, whole genome shotgun sequence containing:
- the LOC124044973 gene encoding protein LKAAEAR1-like yields the protein MSSKRDNKLSTCGNRRRSSATKEDVKRMCPQQRARYLAYEEPPKEAKTWMAMSRQRVSAWESSGAGGKRHTTVGHHHCDERDEEEKKRQDLIIGQLKAAEARNRVRQMRLQYRSMRTQEINLMISCQSSAQTAVRLELMLPTEESKINTNTIDCLDKLQRKRVEEILDDEKGLTITRR